GCCGTGGTCGCGATAGCCGGTGATGACCTGATCGCCGGGCTTGAGCGCCGCCTGCATGCCGACGACGACGGCTTCCTGGCCGATATAGAGGTGGCAGAAGCCGCCGATCAGACCCATACCGTAGAGCTGGCCGGCCTTTTCCTCGAAGCGGCGGATCTCGAGCATCCGGCGATACGCTTCAAGCTCATCTGCCTTGGAGAATTCGAGCACCGACGAAACCTTGTCCGCGCGGCGGCCCGTGGTCCTCGGGGCGGCGGGGGCTTTTCCGACGGTCGTGCTGGCGGCCGACTTCTTCGCGGCAGTTACCATGGCGCATCCTCAGCTCGCGACGAGATAGTGCGAGCTTCATAACGCAGCTTTCGCAACGGCGCTACGCTCAGGACGCAATGGTGCAACGCACAACATGCTGTACGCGCAATGGTTTCCGGTTCTTAACTTGATCGAAGTTAAATCGTTATTTTAACTTGATTACAGTTAAGCTCTTGCGATTGCGGCGTTTCCCTCGGAATCCTTCTGGCATGCGGTATATCTCGGGCGATCCGCCCCGGCGCCGCTGCCGAAAAATTGTCAGTTCGGTGTAACCGTACCGGCCGCGGAGGCCCGCGGCGGACGCAGCAGCACAAGATCCTTGGGGTGCACGAGGTTCAGCAGCGAGCGCGCTTCCTCGTCCAGCATGTCGGCATCCATCCGGTCGGGCGACAGCAGCCGCACCTTGGATTCGAGTGCCTGCCGCTGGGCGCGGATCTTGTCGCGCTCGGCGGTGAGCTCCTCGTGCTGATGCTCGAAGGAGCGGCGGGCGAGCAGCCCGTACTGGCCATTATAGCCCTGGAAGGCGAAATAGCCGATGAGCGCCGCCGCCCCGAGATGCAGGGTGACGGTCTGGAGAATCGAGCGCCAGCGGGTGCGAATAATCATGACGCCGACCCTAGCGGCGAGCGGTTGAGGCTCCGTTAACTGTGTTGGCGATCACCCGCGTCATCCCGGCCGTAGCGCAGCGGAGAGCCGGGATCGCTCCCAGTTCGGCACCCGATCCCGGCTCGGCCCTGCGGGCCGTCCGGGATGACGATGTGACGGAATGGGGCGCCGCCGCAGCACCTGCCACGAGAAGGATCCACGGGCCGTGATTTCCAGCTCCGCCGTCCTGGCCGGGTTTGGCCCGGCCATCGACAATTTCCCCGCCGCCCCTCGTGTCCCGGACGCCTGTAGCGCCAGCGGAAAGCGAGCCGGGACCCAGCGGAAGACTCTTCCGGCCGCGCCCCTTTCCGAACAGAACATCAAGGCCGCCTTCGGCGCCGTCTCGCGCTGGACCCCGGATCGGCGCCGTGCGTCGCACGGCTTGTCCGGGGAACGTGGGGGCCACGGCCCGCGATTCCGGCGCGGCCCTGCGGGCCATCCGGGATGACGCTTCGAGGTGACGACGCCAGCACTCTGCTGCCTCAGAGATACCTCGCCCCCCTCCCATATCCGCAGACGTCATCCCGGCCGCAGCGTAGCGGAGAGCCGGGATCGCTCCCAATTCGGCCCGCGATCCCGGCGCGGCCCTGCGGGCCGTCCGGGATGACACATCTTCGAAAGACGTCCCAAAACAAAACGGCCGGGCGCTGGGCCCGGCCGTTCTTGTGGTTCGCGGGTGAAGACCCGAAGGATGGATCCCAGGATCACGGCCGGGGATGAAGGGCGCTCCGGCGGGGCCGTGCGCGCCCCCTGCCCTCAGCCGAGCGACTTGATCGCGGCGCGGCCGGCGTAGATCGCCTGCGGGCCGAGCTCCTGCTCGATGCGCAGGAGCTGGTTGTACTTGGCGGTACGGTCGGAGCGCGCCAGCGAGCCGGTCTTGATCTGCCCGCAATTGGTGGCCACCGCGAGATCGGCGATGGTCGAATCCTCGGTCTCGCCCGAGCGGTGCGACATGACGGCGGTGTAGCCGGCCTTGTGCGCCATCTCGACGGCGTTCAGCGTCTCGGTCAGCGAGCCGATCTGGTTGACCTTCACCAGGATCGAGTTGCCGACGCCCTGCTTGATGCCGGCGGACAGGCGCGTGACGTTGGTGACGAACAGGTCGTCGCCGACGAGCTGGCACTTCGAGCCGATGGTGTCGGTGAGCAGCTTCCAGCCCGCCCAGTCGTCTTCCGCCATGCCATCCTCAATGGTGACGATGGGATAGCGGGCGACGAGATCGGCGAGGTACTTCACCTGGGTCTCGATGTCGCGCACGACACCTTCGCCCTCATAGTCGTACTTGCCGTTCTTGAAGAACTCGGTCGAGGCGCAGTCGAGGCCGATATAGACGTCCTCGCCCGGCTTGTAGCCGGCGGTCTCGATGGCCTTCACCACGAAGGCGAGCGCGGCGTCCGCCGACGGCAGGTTCGGGGCGAAGCCGCCCTCGTCGCCGACATTGGTGTTGTGGCCGGCGTCCTTGAGAGCCTTCTTCAGCGTATGGAAGATCTCCGCGCCGGTGCGCAGGGCTTCGGCGAAGGTCGGCGCGCCCGCCGGCAGGATCATGAATTCCTGGAAGTCGATCGGGTTGTCGGCATGGGCGCCGCCATTGATGATGTTCATCATCGGCACCGGCAGGGTGCGCGCGTTGACGCCGCCGACATAGCGGTAGAGCGGCAGGTCGCGAGCGTCGGCGGCCGCCTTGGCGAGCGCCAGCGACACGCCGAGAATGGCGTTGGCGCCGAGGCGGGCCTTGTTCGGCGTGCCATCCAGCTCGATCAGGATCTGGTCGATGGAAGCCTGGTCCTCGGCGTCCATGCCGCCGATGGCGTCGAAGATCTCGCCATTGACCGCGTCGACCGCCTTGGTGACGCCCTTGCCGAGATAGCGAGCCTTGTCGCCGTCGCGCAGCTCCACCGCCTCATGCGCGCCGGTCGAGGCGCCCGAGGGAACCGCGGCACGGCCCTTGGAGCCGTCTTCCAGCACGACATCGACCTCGACGGTCGGGTTGCCGCGGCTGTCCAGAATTTCACGCCCGATGATATCGACAATGGCGGTCATGCCGTCTTCCCCACTTCCTCGCGCGCCCAGACGGCACGCCCTCGCTGTCGGGCGCTTCTACCCGCTCCACATGACATGCGAAAGGGGTGCCGTTCGGGCGGACGAAACGTCAGGGGCCGCTATTCCACCGTGACGGATTTGGCGAGGTTGCGCGGCTGGTCGACATCCGTGCCCATCTGCACCGCCGTGTGGTAGGCGAGAAGCTGCACGGGAATGGCGTAGACCAGCGGGGCGATGAGCGGGTCCATCTCCGGCAGCACCAGCGTCGCCTCGGTCTCCAGCGCGGTGTGCGCCTGACCGGTCTTGTCGGTGAGCAGGATGATTCGGCCCCCGCGCGCGGCGACCTCCTGCATGTTCGACATGGTCTTCTCGAACACGGCGTCATGCGGAGCGATGACCACCACCGGCATCTTCTCGTCGATGAGTGCTATGGGCCCGTGCTTCAGCTCGCCGGCGGCATAGCCCTCGGCGTGGATGTAGGAGATTTCCTTGAGCTTCAGCGCGCCTTCCAGCGCCAGCGGGAAGCTGGTGCCGCGGCCGAGATAGAGCACGTCCTGCGCCTTGGCGAAGGTGCGGGCGAGCTGCTCGATCTTCGGCCCGAGCTTCAGCGCCTCGTTCATCAGGCGGGGCACCTCGACGAGCGCCCGCACGAGGCGGCGCTCCTCATCGGCGGAAATCGTGCCGCGCTCCCGTCCAGCGAGCACGGCCAGCGCCGCGAGGGTGGCGAGCTGGCAGGTGAAGGCCTTGGTGGAGGCGACGCCGATCTCCGGGCCGGCCAGCGTCGGCACCACCACATCGGCCTCGCGGGCGATGGTGGAGGTCGGCACATTGACCACCGCCAGCACATGCTGGCCGCATTCCTTGGCGTAGCGCAGCGAGGCGAGCGTGTCGGCGGTCTCGCCGGACTGGGAGATGACGATCATCAGCCCGCCGGGCGCGAGCGGCGCCTCGCGGTAGCGGAACTCCGAGGCGACGTCGATCTCGACGGGGATGCGGGCGATGCGCTCGATCCAGTATTTGGCGACGAGGCCGGCATAATAGGCGGTGCCGCATGCGGCGATCGACACCCGGTCGAGCTTGGCGATGTCGAAGGGCAGCTTGCCCGGCAGTTGCACCGTCTCGGCGGCGAGATCGAGATAATGCGCCAGCGTGTGGGAGACCACCTCCGGCTGCTCGTGCATCTCCTTCGCCATGAAGTGGCGGAAGGCCCCCTTCTCGACGAGGAAGGCCGAAGCCGAGGTCTTCTGCACCGGGCGAGAGACCACCTTGTTGCTGGCGTCGTGGATCACCACGCCCTGCTTGTTCAGCACCGCCCAGTCGCCGTCTTCGAGATAGGAGATGGTGTCGGTGAAGGGCGCCAGCGCAATGGCATCGGAGCCGAGGAACATCTCGCCCTTGCCGAAGCCGATGGCGAGCGGGCTGCCCTTGCGGGCGCCGATCAGCAGATCGTCCTCGCCGTCGAACAGGAAGCCGAGCGCGAAGGCGCCGGTGAGGCGCGGCAGGATGGCAGCCACCGCGTCCGCCGGGCTCGCACCGTTGCGCATCTCGCGCGACACGAGGTGGGCGACGACCTCGGTGTCGGTCTCGCTCTCGAAATTGGCGCCCTCAGCGATCAGCTCGTCGCGCAGCTCGCGGTAATTCTCGATGATGCCGTTATGGACCACCGCGACATGGGTGGTGGCGTGCGGGTGGGCGTTGGCCACGCTCGGCTTGCCATGGGTGGCCCACCGCGTGTGACCGATGCCGATATGGCCGCTCAGCGGGGCGGCGCCGAGCGTGGCTTCCAGATTGCGCAGCTTGCCCTCGGCGCGCCGCCGCTCCAGATGATGCGCCTCCAGCGTGGCGATGCCGGCGGAATCATAGCCGCGATATTCCAGACGCTTGAGCGAATCCACCAGCCGGTCCGCAACAGGGGCGGTGCCGACAATGCCGATAATTCCACACATGGGCGGGCTACTCTCCGCGAAAGCCAACAGCCTAGGGTTTCGGGTTTAACCGCCCGTCACCGCGATACCGAAATCACTTCCGGTGTCGCTTCGTATCGCTGAAACCACGTCTTTTCCGGGGCGATTACTTCTTCGGCGCAAGGCCGGCGGAGAGGCGCTCGCGCAGGCGCACCGCCCAGCCGGGCTTGTTCACCTGCCGCGCCCGGCCTATGGCGAGCGAATCCTCCGGCACATTCTCGGTGATGACCGAGCCGGTGCCGATATAGGCCCCGTCCCCCACGCTCACCGGCGCGACCAGTAGCGTGTTGGTGCCGATGAAGGCATTGGCGCCGATGGTGGTGCGGTGCTTGCGGAAGCCGTCATAATTGCAGGTGATGGTGCCCGCGCCGATATTGGTGTTCGCCCCGACGCTGGAATCGCCGACATAGGAGAGGTGGTTGACCTTGACCCCCGGCGCGAGGTCGGCGGCCTTGATCTCCACGAAATTGCCGACATGCACCCCCTGCCCCAGCGAAGCGCCGGGGCGAAGGCGGGCGAAGGGCCCGACAATCGCGCCCGCGCCGACATGCGCGCCCTCGACATGGCTGAAGGCGCGGATGGTGGCGCCGTCCTCAACGGTGACACCGGGGCCGAACACGACATTGGGCTCGATCACCACATCGCGGCCGATCACCGTATCGGCGCTGAAGAACACCGTGTCCGGCGCCACCAGCGTCGCGCCGCCCTCCAGCGCGCGGGCGCGCAGGCGGTTTTGGAGAATCGATTCCGCCTCAGCCAGTTGCGCCCGACTATTCACACCGGCGACCTCTTCGACGGCCACCTCGACGACACCGGCGGAGCGGCCCAGCGCGCGGGCGATTTCCACCGCGTCGGTGAGATAGAATTCCTTCTTGGCGTTGGCGTCGGAGACGCGGTCCAGCAGATCGAGCACCACGCGCCCGTCGAATGCCATCAGCCCGGCATTGCACAGGGTGATGGCGCGCTCGGTCTCGCTCGCCTCCTTCTCCTCGCGAATGGCGAGAAGTTCGCCGTCCTGCGTCACCAGACGCCCATAGCCGAACGGGTCCGCCGGGCGGAAGCCGAGGACCGAGACCCCCGCGCCCTCGGCCAGGGGCGCGCGCAGGGCGGCGATGGTTTCCGGCCGCACCAGCGGCGTGTCGCCATACATGACCACGACATCATCAAAGCCTTCCGCCAGCGCCGCGCGCGCGGCGAGCACGGCATGGGCGGTGCCCCGGCGCTCGGCCTGCACGAAGGTTCCCGCTTCCGGCGCGACCTGGCGCACCTGCGCGGCCACCGCGTCACGATCCGGGCCGATCACCACGGCGAGGCGGGAGGCTCCCGCCCTCAGCGCCGCGTCGAGCACATGCGCCACCATGGGCCGGTTCGCCACCGCGTGCAGCACCTTCGGCTTGGTGGAGCGCATGCGGGTGCCCTCCCCGGCGGCGAGAACGATGACGAGCAGGCTGCGCATGCGCATGGATCTCCGTGAAATGGGTCGCTGTTTAGCGCAGGGCGCCGCGACCCGGAACTGTCGAGAGCGGGGCGAATTGATCGGCACCGCCGCCTATGCGATGGAATCTCCGTTCGAGGAGGACCGATCGTGGCTTACCGCAACTTCCTGCCCAGCGCCCGCGCGACCAACATCATTCTCGTGCTCGGCGGCTTCGCGCTCGGCTGGGCGATCTATATGCGCTACGCGCTGGTCGAGCAGTCGGCCATCGGCCTTGCCTGCCGGGGCATGGAGACCATGACCTGCGAGACCCGCGAGATGGTCATCACCCTCTATGGCTATTCGGTCTTCGGCATCGCCGCGATCGCGCTCGCGGTGCTCCAGTTCATCCGCCCCTCGGTGCCGCTGTTCACGGCGGCCCTGATGGCGACCGCGATCGGCGTCGTCATGTACAACAACAACCTGTCCGCGCTCGCCGCCGGGTTGCTGCTCATCTCGTTCGCCCGGCCGTGGCGAGGCGCCACAGCGTGAGCGAGAGGGCCAGGATCAGCCCGCCCGTCCACAGCGCCTGCCAGTTGGCGACGGTCTCGTTGATCGGGATGTAGAGACCGCAGCCGAGCAGGATCGCCGCCGCCAGCATCTCCGCCTGCCGGCCGCTTTCCTGACGCGGCGCCGGCGCGACCAGCGCGTAGAAGGCGAAGCCCGCGACGATGGGGGTGAGACCGGCGAACTGGAAGTCCTTGTAGCGCGGGTCGAAGACCAGCCCGAAGGCGATCTGCACCACCAGCACCAGCGAGGCCGCGAGCAGGAAGGCGACGAGCTTTTCCAGCCGCGACGTGCCGGGCACCGAAGACGGGTTAAGCGCGACCGCCAGCGTCACCAGCCGCGTGCGCGCGCCGATGGCGGCGGCGCAGGCGAGCGGCACGGCCAGCGCTAGCACCAGCATGGCAATGCCGCGGATCCAGCCGCCGAGCGCGAGGCTTTCCACGGGAACCGTGGCGACAAGGCGCGGATAAAGCAGCCCGCCGAAGAAGGCGATGCCGGCGGTGGCGAACCAGTGCGTCCCCCGCAGCGGCGCGACGCCCGCGCCGCGCTGGCCCTGAAGCGCGGCGGCGAAGACGGCGAAGGCCACCAGCACGCCGCCGATCGCCTGCGCGATCCAGCTCGGGTGATCCGATACACCCTGCCCCCAGGCGAATTTGAAATCGCGCGTATAGGCGTCGAGGAAGCCCCAATGGCCGCCCACCGTGCCCTCGGAGGCGCGCTTCCACGGCTGGTCGAACGCCTCGATGACGTTCAGCCGGTAGTTCTTCGCCTTGGCGAGCGCCAGCAGTTCCTGAATGACGCGGGCCTGGTTGGAGGGGGACGGCAGCGCGCCCTCGCGCATCCGCCCCTCGCTCGGCCAGCCGGTCTCGCCGATCAGGATATCCTTGCCGGCGAAGATCTGCCCGACATGCTCGCGGATCTCGCCGAGATGGGCGACGGATTCTTCCGCCGCGACCGGCAGGTCTTCCCAGAACGGCAGGATGTGGACGGTGACGAAATCCACCGAGCGGGCAAGGTCGCGGTTGCGCTCCCAGAACTCCCACACATCGGCATAGGTGACCTGCACCTGCGCCGGCACCTTCTCACGTACTTCCTTGATCATCGCCGCGAGGTCGATGGCGGTCTGCTCGCCGCGCAGCAGCACCTCATTGCCGACGATCACCGCCTTGATGACGTCCGGGTTCTGCTGCGCCGCCTTCACCGCCTCGTCGATCTCGATGCGGTTGTCGGCGGGGTTGCGGCCGATCCAGATACCCTGCAGCACGGTGAGCCCATGCTTGCGCGCGAGCTCCGGCACGACATGCAGGCCCATCTCGGTGGAATAGGTGCGCACGCAATGGGTGATCTTGGCGAGACGCTCGAAATCGTCGTCGATCTGCTCGGGCGGGATCACCAGACCGGCCATGAAGGGCGACTGACCCGGCCGGAACGGCGCGTAGGACACGCAGGGCAGCTTCTCCCCGGCCGCCAGCGGCGAGGAGGGCGCCGGCACCGGATGGCCCAGCCAGGCCCAGATGGCGACAACCGCCGCGCCGACGGCGAGCGCAAGGGCAATGGGAAGACGCATGGGAATCTCCGGCGGAACCGAGGCGAACGGGCGGGCGCGAGCCGACAGGCGGGTAGCGGGGCTTTGTAGCTTTCGCAAGACACGGGGAAAAGTCGGCTGATCGGCTTATTCCAAAGCTGTACGTGGCCCTGTCGTCATGCTGACAAATTCAACCGCTTCACCTACTGTCCGTCGGCTCCCCGCAGTCTCTTGTTACGGTGTGACACTTTCCGCCATGTTGTGCTCAGTTCGTACCCTTTCGGCCGCTCTCATTGGCGGCGTTCTCCTGATGGCCGCCGGACATGGCGGAGCCCTGGCGCAGAGCAGCGCGCCGGAGCAGAAGCCGGCGGAACAGAAGTCCCCCGAGGAACAGGCGAAGGAAGAGGCCCAGCGCCGCTCCGTCGAGGAATATGCCGAGGCGGCCAAGCTGCCGGGCAATGCCGGCCTGCCGGAATGCGTGTGGAGCGGGCGGCGCATCACCATGCTGCTGTGGCGCGACGACATCGACACCGCCAAGCGCCACATGGACCTCTATGAGCGCTTCGGCTGCCCGACCGAGCACCTGAAGATCGCGTTCCGCTGCCTGGTGCGGCAGGGCAATATCGATCCGAAGTCGCCCGAGCGCCTGTCCGAGCGTGTTCATGCCTGCTGGGTGAACCCGGATGCGGCGACGCCTGCCGCGGCCACGCCCGCCGCGCCGGCCCAGCCCGCCCCTGCCGCAGCGCAATAAGATCATGGCGCAGCCCCGGCTGCGACATTGCTGAGACATGGCGCTGCCACAGAGCGGAACCATTGTCCGGCCTAGCGCGTTTCAGCGTCGCTCTGGCCTTTGCGGGTAGCCGAATCAGTTTCCCGCAATGCCACGACGAATGTGCTGCAACCGCGTTAAATTTGGACTATATATCGCCGGTATCTCACTCCATCCCGTGGGTTGTCTCATGCGTCCCGCTGTTCGTGTCGCTGCCGCTGCGCTTGCGGTAGTCACGTCCGTGCATGCTTTTGCTTGGTTGGCCATGCGGGAGGAAGCGTCAGCTCCTTCCGTCGCGGATCGTTTCCAGAGCATGTCCTTCGCGCCCTATGGCCGCGATGCGAACCCCGATAAGGGCCAGGGCACGACGGAGGCGCAGATCCGCGCCGATGTCGACGCCGTCGCGCCCTATACACGCGCGGTGCGTACCTACGCCTCGACCGGCGGGCTGGAGATGGTTCCCAAGATCGCCGCCGAGGATGGCCTCAAGGCCACGGTCGGCGCGTGGATCGACAAGGACGAACAGCGCAACGCCCGCGAGATCACCAACGCGCTCGACGCCGCCCGCAAGAATTCCAACGTCGTCGGCATCGTGGTCGGCAACGAGTCGATCCTGCGCGCGGAAAAGACGCCGGAAGAGCTCATCGAGATCATCCGCAAGGTGAAGAGCCAGACCAGCGTGCCGGTAACCACCGGCGAGACCTGGGACGTATGGCTCGAGCATCCCGAGCTGGTATCGGCGGTGGACTATATCGCCGCCCATATTCTCCCCTACTGGGAAGGTGTTCCGGCCGATCAGGTCGTCGAGCGTTCCATCGGCATTTATGAGCGCCTGCGCGCCGCCTATCCCGGCAAGCGCATCGTCGTCGCCGAATTCGGCTGGCCGAGCGCCGGCTATAACCGCGACGGCGCGGTGCCCGGCGAGCTTGAGCAGGCGCAGATCATCCGTGGCTTCGCCGCCCGCGCCGATGCCCTCGGCATCGAATACAACCTCATCGAGGCGTTCGACGCCCCGTGGAAGAGCTTCGAGGGCAGCGTCGGCCAGTACTGGGGCGTGCTCGACGCCAACCGGCAGCTGAAGTTCCCGCTGGCCGGGCCGATCGTGCCGGCGACCTATAACGCCACGGCCGCCATCGCGCTGCTGCTCGGCATCGCCTTCTCCATTCCCGTCTTCCGCATGGCGCGCCTCACCTTCACCCAGGCGAGCGTGATGACCGGCGCGGCGGCCCTCGTCGGCGCGTGGCTCGCCACCGTCATCGACCATTGGCTGACGCATTATGTGGTCGGCGGCAACAAGGTGACGTTCGTCGTCAGCATCGTGCTGCTGGTGCCGCTGGTCATCGTGATGCTGTACCGCGTCGAGGAACTCGCCACGATCGCCTTCGGCCGCGCCCCGCGCCGCCTGCTGCGCGGCGGCCCGGAGACCGCGCCGACCCGCACGCCGAAGGTCTCGATCCATATCCCGGCCTATAAGGAGCCGCCGGAGATGCTGAAGCAGACGCTGGACAGCGTCGCGCGGCTCGACTGGCCGAACTTCGAGTGCCTGGTCATCATCAACAACACGCCGGACCCGGCCTTCTGGGAACCGATCGAGGACTATTGCCGCGAGCTCGGCGACCGCTTCAAGTTCATCAACCTGCCGAAGGTGGCGGGCTTCAAGGCCGGCGCCCTGCGCGTCGCCATGCAGCAGACCGCGCCTGACGCCGAGATCATCGGCGTGATCGACGCCGACTATGTGGTCCACCCGAACTGGCTGCGCGATCTCGTGCCGACCTTCGAGGATCCCACCGTCGGCATCGTGCAGGCGCCGCAGGATCACCGCGACGCCGACCGCAGCCTCATGCATGAGGCGATGAACACCGAATATGCCGGCTTCTTCGACATCGGCATGGTCCAGCGCAACGAGCATGACGCCATCGTCGTGCACGGCACCATGTGCCTGATCCGCCGCGCCGCCATGGTCGAGGCCGGCGACTGGTCGAGCGACACGATCTGCGAGGACACCGATCTCGGCCTGTCCATCGTCGAGCGCGGCTGGAAGAGCCACTACACCAACACCCGCTATGGCTGGGGCCTGCTGCCGGACGATTTCGCCTCGTTCAAGAAGCAGCGTCACCGCTGGGCCTATGGCGGCATGCAGATCATCAAGAAGCACTGGCGCCGGATGCTGCCCAATGGCGGCACCCGCCTCAGCACCTCCCAGCGGCGCGAGTTCACCATCGGCTGGGTGAGCTGGCTCGGCTCTGAGAGCATCGGCGCGCTGGTCGCCATCCTCTCCCTCGCCTTCGTGCCCTTCGTGCTCGGCCTCGGCATCGCCGTGCCGCAGCGCATCCTCACCGTGCCGATCCTGTTCTGCTTCGGCATCTACATCCTGCACTTCATCGCGCTCTATCGCCTGCGCGTCGCCACCACCCCGCTGCGCATGATCGGTGCCGCCATCGCCGCCATGGCCGTGCAGTTCACGGTGGCCAAGGCGGTGTATGACGGGTTCCGCTACAAGGATCTCGCCTTCGCCCGCACCGCCAAGGGCAGCTGGCTGGCCGACGCCGCCCGCGCCTTCCCGGCGCTGCCGGAAGCGGTGATCGGCGGCGGCCTCATGCTCTCGGCCATCGGCCTGCGCATGACCAACTGGCACGCGGTGGTGGAGATCGACCTGTTCGCCTTCGCCCTCGCGGTGCAGAGCCTGCCCTTCCTCGCCGCCGCCATCATCGGCTGGCTGGAAGGCTCGACCCTCAACGCCTTCGCCACCTGGGCGAGCCTGCGCTCCCGCGCGCTGGCCTTCCTGCCCGGACGTGCCGTGGCGCAG
Above is a window of Ancylobacter sp. WKF20 DNA encoding:
- the eno gene encoding phosphopyruvate hydratase is translated as MTAIVDIIGREILDSRGNPTVEVDVVLEDGSKGRAAVPSGASTGAHEAVELRDGDKARYLGKGVTKAVDAVNGEIFDAIGGMDAEDQASIDQILIELDGTPNKARLGANAILGVSLALAKAAADARDLPLYRYVGGVNARTLPVPMMNIINGGAHADNPIDFQEFMILPAGAPTFAEALRTGAEIFHTLKKALKDAGHNTNVGDEGGFAPNLPSADAALAFVVKAIETAGYKPGEDVYIGLDCASTEFFKNGKYDYEGEGVVRDIETQVKYLADLVARYPIVTIEDGMAEDDWAGWKLLTDTIGSKCQLVGDDLFVTNVTRLSAGIKQGVGNSILVKVNQIGSLTETLNAVEMAHKAGYTAVMSHRSGETEDSTIADLAVATNCGQIKTGSLARSDRTAKYNQLLRIEQELGPQAIYAGRAAIKSLG
- the glmS gene encoding glutamine--fructose-6-phosphate transaminase (isomerizing), yielding MCGIIGIVGTAPVADRLVDSLKRLEYRGYDSAGIATLEAHHLERRRAEGKLRNLEATLGAAPLSGHIGIGHTRWATHGKPSVANAHPHATTHVAVVHNGIIENYRELRDELIAEGANFESETDTEVVAHLVSREMRNGASPADAVAAILPRLTGAFALGFLFDGEDDLLIGARKGSPLAIGFGKGEMFLGSDAIALAPFTDTISYLEDGDWAVLNKQGVVIHDASNKVVSRPVQKTSASAFLVEKGAFRHFMAKEMHEQPEVVSHTLAHYLDLAAETVQLPGKLPFDIAKLDRVSIAACGTAYYAGLVAKYWIERIARIPVEIDVASEFRYREAPLAPGGLMIVISQSGETADTLASLRYAKECGQHVLAVVNVPTSTIAREADVVVPTLAGPEIGVASTKAFTCQLATLAALAVLAGRERGTISADEERRLVRALVEVPRLMNEALKLGPKIEQLARTFAKAQDVLYLGRGTSFPLALEGALKLKEISYIHAEGYAAGELKHGPIALIDEKMPVVVIAPHDAVFEKTMSNMQEVAARGGRIILLTDKTGQAHTALETEATLVLPEMDPLIAPLVYAIPVQLLAYHTAVQMGTDVDQPRNLAKSVTVE
- a CDS encoding glycosyltransferase; its protein translation is MSFAPYGRDANPDKGQGTTEAQIRADVDAVAPYTRAVRTYASTGGLEMVPKIAAEDGLKATVGAWIDKDEQRNAREITNALDAARKNSNVVGIVVGNESILRAEKTPEELIEIIRKVKSQTSVPVTTGETWDVWLEHPELVSAVDYIAAHILPYWEGVPADQVVERSIGIYERLRAAYPGKRIVVAEFGWPSAGYNRDGAVPGELEQAQIIRGFAARADALGIEYNLIEAFDAPWKSFEGSVGQYWGVLDANRQLKFPLAGPIVPATYNATAAIALLLGIAFSIPVFRMARLTFTQASVMTGAAALVGAWLATVIDHWLTHYVVGGNKVTFVVSIVLLVPLVIVMLYRVEELATIAFGRAPRRLLRGGPETAPTRTPKVSIHIPAYKEPPEMLKQTLDSVARLDWPNFECLVIINNTPDPAFWEPIEDYCRELGDRFKFINLPKVAGFKAGALRVAMQQTAPDAEIIGVIDADYVVHPNWLRDLVPTFEDPTVGIVQAPQDHRDADRSLMHEAMNTEYAGFFDIGMVQRNEHDAIVVHGTMCLIRRAAMVEAGDWSSDTICEDTDLGLSIVERGWKSHYTNTRYGWGLLPDDFASFKKQRHRWAYGGMQIIKKHWRRMLPNGGTRLSTSQRREFTIGWVSWLGSESIGALVAILSLAFVPFVLGLGIAVPQRILTVPILFCFGIYILHFIALYRLRVATTPLRMIGAAIAAMAVQFTVAKAVYDGFRYKDLAFARTAKGSWLADAARAFPALPEAVIGGGLMLSAIGLRMTNWHAVVEIDLFAFALAVQSLPFLAAAIIGWLEGSTLNAFATWASLRSRALAFLPGRAVAQGEALPEKAGS
- a CDS encoding beta-1,6-glucan synthase, whose product is MRLPIALALAVGAAVVAIWAWLGHPVPAPSSPLAAGEKLPCVSYAPFRPGQSPFMAGLVIPPEQIDDDFERLAKITHCVRTYSTEMGLHVVPELARKHGLTVLQGIWIGRNPADNRIEIDEAVKAAQQNPDVIKAVIVGNEVLLRGEQTAIDLAAMIKEVREKVPAQVQVTYADVWEFWERNRDLARSVDFVTVHILPFWEDLPVAAEESVAHLGEIREHVGQIFAGKDILIGETGWPSEGRMREGALPSPSNQARVIQELLALAKAKNYRLNVIEAFDQPWKRASEGTVGGHWGFLDAYTRDFKFAWGQGVSDHPSWIAQAIGGVLVAFAVFAAALQGQRGAGVAPLRGTHWFATAGIAFFGGLLYPRLVATVPVESLALGGWIRGIAMLVLALAVPLACAAAIGARTRLVTLAVALNPSSVPGTSRLEKLVAFLLAASLVLVVQIAFGLVFDPRYKDFQFAGLTPIVAGFAFYALVAPAPRQESGRQAEMLAAAILLGCGLYIPINETVANWQALWTGGLILALSLTLWRLATAGRTR
- the glmU gene encoding bifunctional UDP-N-acetylglucosamine diphosphorylase/glucosamine-1-phosphate N-acetyltransferase GlmU gives rise to the protein MRMRSLLVIVLAAGEGTRMRSTKPKVLHAVANRPMVAHVLDAALRAGASRLAVVIGPDRDAVAAQVRQVAPEAGTFVQAERRGTAHAVLAARAALAEGFDDVVVMYGDTPLVRPETIAALRAPLAEGAGVSVLGFRPADPFGYGRLVTQDGELLAIREEKEASETERAITLCNAGLMAFDGRVVLDLLDRVSDANAKKEFYLTDAVEIARALGRSAGVVEVAVEEVAGVNSRAQLAEAESILQNRLRARALEGGATLVAPDTVFFSADTVIGRDVVIEPNVVFGPGVTVEDGATIRAFSHVEGAHVGAGAIVGPFARLRPGASLGQGVHVGNFVEIKAADLAPGVKVNHLSYVGDSSVGANTNIGAGTITCNYDGFRKHRTTIGANAFIGTNTLLVAPVSVGDGAYIGTGSVITENVPEDSLAIGRARQVNKPGWAVRLRERLSAGLAPKK
- a CDS encoding septum formation initiator family protein, with the protein product MIIRTRWRSILQTVTLHLGAAALIGYFAFQGYNGQYGLLARRSFEHQHEELTAERDKIRAQRQALESKVRLLSPDRMDADMLDEEARSLLNLVHPKDLVLLRPPRASAAGTVTPN